In the genome of Gloeotrichia echinulata CP02, one region contains:
- a CDS encoding transposase: protein MLVFEAKLEGTNEQYRKLDEAIRTARFVRNSCVRYWMDNKGIGKYELSAYCAVLAANPDFPYATKLNSMARQASAERAWSAIARFLDNCKKNKPGKKGFPKFKKEQTHGSVEYKTCGWKLSEDRRYITFSDGFQAGTFKLWGTRDLHFYHRKQFKRVRVVRRADGYYCQFCIDHERVEKREPTGKTIGIDLGLNHFYTDSNGETVANPRHLRKSEKSLRRLQRRMSKTRKGSQNRIKLRNKLARKHLKVSRQRKDFAVKTARCVVRSNDLVAYEDLMVRNMVKNHRLAKSISDASWSLFREWVEYFGKVFGVVTVAVPPHYTSQNCSNCGEVVKKTLSTRTHVCPHCGHTQDRDWNAARNILAKGLSTAGHVGTNASGETDQYLSEETPLSKSTRGKRKPKERSLESPTIFGTPN, encoded by the coding sequence ATGCTGGTATTTGAAGCCAAACTGGAAGGAACGAACGAGCAGTACCGAAAGCTGGATGAAGCTATCCGTACTGCTCGTTTTGTTCGCAACAGTTGTGTTCGATACTGGATGGATAATAAGGGCATTGGTAAATACGAGTTGAGCGCATATTGCGCTGTGCTTGCTGCTAATCCAGATTTTCCTTATGCTACCAAGCTTAATTCGATGGCTCGTCAAGCCAGTGCCGAAAGAGCGTGGTCTGCAATTGCTCGGTTCCTTGATAACTGCAAGAAAAATAAGCCAGGAAAAAAAGGATTTCCAAAGTTCAAGAAAGAACAAACGCATGGCTCTGTTGAATACAAAACCTGTGGATGGAAGCTTTCTGAAGACCGCAGGTATATCACTTTCTCCGATGGGTTTCAAGCAGGAACCTTTAAACTCTGGGGAACTCGTGACCTGCATTTCTACCACAGGAAACAGTTTAAAAGGGTGCGGGTTGTCCGTCGTGCAGATGGCTATTATTGCCAGTTTTGCATTGACCATGAACGAGTAGAAAAGCGAGAACCAACTGGTAAAACTATTGGTATTGACCTGGGGTTAAACCACTTCTATACAGATAGTAACGGAGAAACAGTCGCCAACCCTAGACATCTTCGTAAAAGTGAAAAGTCCTTGAGACGTTTGCAACGGCGGATGTCTAAGACTAGAAAAGGTTCTCAAAATAGAATTAAGTTGAGAAATAAACTTGCTCGTAAACACCTCAAAGTAAGTCGCCAGCGTAAAGACTTTGCTGTTAAGACAGCAAGGTGCGTGGTGAGGTCTAACGACCTCGTGGCGTATGAGGATTTGATGGTGCGAAATATGGTGAAAAATCACCGATTGGCTAAGTCGATTAGTGACGCTTCATGGTCGCTGTTTCGTGAATGGGTTGAGTATTTTGGTAAGGTGTTTGGTGTTGTCACGGTTGCCGTTCCACCACATTACACCTCACAGAATTGCTCTAATTGTGGAGAGGTTGTCAAAAAGACTCTTAGCACCAGAACTCATGTTTGTCCTCATTGTGGGCATACGCAAGATAGGGATTGGAACGCAGCGCGGAACATTTTAGCAAAAGGATTGAGTACGGCGGGTCACGTCGGAACTAACGCCTCTGGAGAGACTGACCAATACTTGAGTGAGGAAACTCCTTTAAGCAAGTCAACTCGTGGAAAGAGGAAACCCAAAGAGCGATCTTTGGAATCCCCCACTATATTCGGTACTCCGAATTAG
- a CDS encoding DUF4359 domain-containing protein, whose protein sequence is MKALTIITYVAAAGLAALGVTMAKTNPSQAEYENYAVQRLTDYLKTDVCKKTQNIIENLIHFNCEKAVDSASPQIRPIISQTTQQQNLLFFSIYRTDLKLSDLIPSYRFETVGAFNNFYTYSAEQQ, encoded by the coding sequence ATGAAAGCCTTAACTATTATAACGTATGTAGCAGCAGCCGGACTAGCTGCTTTGGGGGTAACAATGGCGAAGACTAATCCCAGTCAAGCTGAATATGAAAATTATGCAGTGCAACGGCTGACGGACTACTTGAAGACTGATGTTTGTAAAAAGACACAAAATATTATAGAAAATTTAATACATTTCAATTGCGAAAAGGCTGTAGATTCCGCTAGTCCACAAATCCGGCCAATCATCTCTCAAACTACGCAGCAGCAAAATTTACTGTTTTTTAGTATTTACCGTACAGATTTAAAATTGAGTGATTTGATACCTTCTTATCGATTTGAAACCGTGGGGGCATTTAATAACTTTTATACCTACTCTGCCGAGCAGCAATAG
- a CDS encoding sirohydrochlorin chelatase, whose protein sequence is MSSAYLLVSHGSRDPRPEIAMQQLAELVREKLQSYQNQLVGTAYLELNPQPLHEQIKQFAQQALIVGCDRLKIVPLFLLSGVHVMQDIPAEVALAQQALGQDIIINLQPYLGTHPDLGYLLAKHMVAHHSAAGILLAHGSRRPDSLAPVEAIAASLGAVAAYWAVPPSLESRVKQLIAGGKREIVIIPYFLFAGGITDAIAQSVEALKLQLPVVNFHLAQPLGATPEIAAIIWDLIDQ, encoded by the coding sequence ATGTCATCTGCATATCTGCTGGTATCCCACGGAAGTCGTGATCCGCGTCCAGAAATTGCTATGCAGCAACTGGCAGAATTGGTACGCGAGAAACTGCAAAGCTACCAAAATCAGCTCGTCGGTACAGCATACTTGGAATTGAATCCTCAGCCTTTGCATGAGCAGATTAAACAATTTGCCCAGCAGGCTTTGATTGTTGGGTGCGATCGCCTGAAAATTGTACCCCTATTTCTGCTGTCGGGTGTGCATGTGATGCAAGATATTCCGGCGGAAGTAGCACTGGCTCAACAGGCTCTCGGTCAAGATATAATCATTAATCTCCAACCATATTTAGGTACTCACCCTGATTTAGGGTATCTGCTCGCCAAGCACATGGTTGCTCATCATAGCGCCGCTGGGATTCTGTTAGCTCATGGTAGCCGTCGTCCTGATTCTCTTGCGCCTGTGGAAGCTATAGCGGCGAGTTTGGGCGCAGTCGCAGCTTATTGGGCTGTACCTCCTAGTTTAGAATCACGAGTCAAACAGTTGATTGCTGGAGGTAAGCGAGAAATTGTAATTATACCATACTTTTTATTCGCCGGTGGTATAACCGATGCGATCGCACAATCCGTCGAAGCGCTAAAATTACAACTTCCGGTCGTGAATTTCCATCTCGCCCAGCCTTTAGGAGCCACTCCAGAAATAGCAGCCATAATTTGGGATTTAATAGATCAATGA
- the cobA gene encoding uroporphyrinogen-III C-methyltransferase, with protein MNRTEQQEQLEILGKVYLVGAGPGDPGLMTLKGKSLLECADVVIYDALVSPAILAMINPHAEQINAGKRRGRHSLLQDETTQLLIEKAHDHAIVVRLKGGDPFIFGRGGEEMAELVQAGISAEVVPGITSGIAAPAYAGIPLTHRLYSSSVTFVTGHEASGKYKPTVNWSAIAHGSETVVIYMGIHNLPYIVEQLTTAGLNLETPIALVRWGTRPEQEELIGKLGTIVEQVEQTEFGAPAIAVIGSVVHMHSILSGCRPV; from the coding sequence ATGAACCGCACAGAACAACAGGAACAATTGGAAATTTTGGGTAAGGTTTATTTAGTCGGTGCGGGACCAGGAGATCCAGGACTAATGACCCTCAAAGGCAAGAGTTTATTAGAGTGTGCCGATGTTGTGATCTATGATGCCTTGGTGAGTCCAGCTATTCTGGCGATGATTAACCCCCACGCCGAGCAAATCAACGCCGGTAAACGTCGGGGGCGACATTCTTTGTTACAAGACGAAACCACCCAACTGCTGATTGAAAAAGCCCATGATCATGCTATAGTAGTACGACTCAAAGGCGGCGATCCGTTTATTTTCGGTCGCGGTGGCGAGGAAATGGCAGAATTAGTCCAAGCCGGAATTTCTGCGGAAGTTGTGCCGGGTATTACATCGGGAATTGCCGCCCCAGCCTATGCAGGCATACCCTTAACCCATCGTTTGTATAGCTCTTCAGTTACTTTTGTGACGGGACACGAAGCGTCAGGTAAGTATAAACCCACAGTAAATTGGAGTGCGATCGCCCACGGTTCCGAAACCGTTGTGATTTATATGGGAATTCACAATTTACCTTATATTGTCGAACAATTAACCACCGCAGGCTTGAATTTAGAAACACCAATTGCTTTAGTGCGTTGGGGTACACGACCCGAACAAGAAGAATTGATCGGTAAATTGGGGACAATAGTTGAGCAAGTCGAGCAAACCGAATTTGGCGCCCCCGCGATCGCAGTTATTGGCTCTGTGGTACATATGCACAGTATTTTATCTGGTTGTCGTCCAGTTTAG
- a CDS encoding response regulator: MKTLPIGRYRFFQKLHPLSLLKKITHKSVTGCLQVFSTTGSWSIYVVEGKLIYACYSEQMFEPLYRHLQRLSQQVSTIPRGINEQLRAIFETAIENEAIPNPDYLAICWLVKQKYISRSQAAILIEQLALEVLDSFLSLEVGSYEFIPESFLDDMPKFCYLNLRLLVERCQKRSQRDSVQSPGARGEGTKFTRQTQPPSSKSHGNQAQESPKHSPNNAEHEHHKFVRISPPSSERKIYTIFCIDDSPSVLNAIRSFLDEQIFSVVGVTDPLKALMEIIRTKPDIILLDVSMPNLDGYELCSLLRKHSHFKNIPVIMVTGKTGLIDRAKAKMVRASGYLTKPFNQGDLLKTIFQHIV; the protein is encoded by the coding sequence ATGAAGACACTTCCTATTGGTAGATACAGATTTTTTCAGAAACTACATCCTCTATCGCTGTTAAAAAAAATCACTCATAAATCTGTCACTGGTTGTTTGCAGGTATTTAGCACTACAGGTTCTTGGTCAATATATGTAGTTGAGGGTAAATTAATTTACGCCTGTTACTCTGAGCAAATGTTTGAACCGCTATACAGACATTTACAACGGTTAAGTCAACAAGTTTCTACTATCCCTAGGGGAATTAATGAGCAGTTACGGGCGATATTTGAAACGGCGATTGAAAATGAGGCTATACCGAATCCCGATTATTTAGCTATTTGTTGGTTAGTCAAACAAAAATATATTAGTCGCTCGCAAGCTGCGATATTAATAGAGCAATTGGCGTTAGAAGTGCTAGACTCTTTTCTGAGTTTAGAAGTAGGGAGTTATGAATTTATTCCCGAAAGCTTTCTGGATGATATGCCGAAGTTTTGTTATCTTAATTTGCGCTTATTAGTAGAACGGTGTCAAAAGCGATCACAAAGAGACAGTGTTCAGTCACCAGGTGCGAGGGGGGAAGGGACAAAATTTACCCGCCAAACTCAGCCACCGTCGTCAAAATCTCACGGTAATCAGGCTCAGGAATCGCCTAAACATTCCCCTAACAATGCTGAACATGAACATCATAAGTTTGTGCGAATTTCTCCGCCATCATCCGAGAGAAAAATCTACACTATATTCTGTATTGACGACAGTCCCAGCGTCTTGAATGCTATTAGAAGTTTTTTAGATGAGCAAATATTTTCTGTTGTCGGAGTCACCGATCCATTGAAAGCTTTAATGGAAATTATTCGCACGAAGCCAGACATAATTTTACTTGATGTTTCCATGCCTAATTTAGATGGATATGAATTATGTTCCTTGTTGCGGAAACATTCACATTTTAAAAATATCCCCGTGATTATGGTGACAGGAAAAACGGGATTAATCGATAGAGCGAAAGCTAAGATGGTGAGAGCTTCAGGCTATTTAACCAAGCCTTTTAACCAAGGCGATTTACTTAAAACCATCTTTCAACATATTGTTTAA
- a CDS encoding response regulator, producing MSQTCENNLILIVDDTPTNLEVLSEALTDSGFEVAVATSGENAIKQIEYDPPDLILLDVMMPGINGFETCRRLQVNPKTRDIPVIFMTALNDTVDKIKGLSLGAVDYITKPFQQAEVLARIQIHMKLRTMSVALEKQNILLQKEIAERTAAQAALHKLTEELEIRVAERTKELSQALHEVEQTQLKLVQGEKLATLGQLVAGVAHEINNPVNFIYANIHHASNYIQELLELIQLYQTQVPDSKPEIQQKSREIDLEFLRQDLPKVLSSMEVGCERISEIVKSLRNFSRYDEAEVKFVDIHEGIDSTLMIIDHRLKKKYNYPPIEIIKEYGKLPLVECYAGKMNQVFMNILSNAIDALEEAMEASVLSPTILHPKIWIYTEVLGSERVAIRIADNGLGIPEEVQKRLFDPFFTTKPAGKGTGLGMSISYQIVIEKHGGLLWCVSSPGKGAEFIIEIPIKRPALPDNNWQKSPYLISTHLFS from the coding sequence ATGAGCCAGACCTGTGAGAATAATTTAATCTTAATCGTTGATGATACCCCCACTAATTTAGAGGTACTCTCAGAAGCCCTTACGGATTCTGGATTTGAAGTTGCAGTGGCTACCAGTGGGGAAAATGCTATCAAGCAAATCGAATACGATCCACCAGATCTAATCTTGTTGGATGTGATGATGCCGGGAATTAACGGATTTGAAACCTGCCGCCGACTGCAGGTAAATCCCAAAACCAGAGATATCCCGGTGATTTTTATGACTGCTCTGAACGACACAGTAGATAAGATCAAGGGATTATCTCTTGGTGCTGTGGATTACATTACCAAGCCATTTCAGCAAGCAGAGGTTCTAGCCCGTATCCAAATCCACATGAAGTTGCGAACCATGAGTGTAGCTCTGGAGAAGCAGAATATACTTCTACAAAAGGAAATCGCTGAACGCACGGCTGCACAAGCAGCGTTGCACAAACTGACGGAGGAGTTGGAAATACGGGTAGCAGAACGAACAAAAGAACTTTCCCAAGCCCTGCATGAGGTGGAACAGACTCAACTTAAACTTGTGCAGGGAGAAAAATTAGCTACACTGGGTCAGTTGGTAGCAGGTGTGGCTCACGAAATTAACAATCCAGTCAATTTTATATACGCCAATATTCATCATGCTAGTAATTATATTCAAGAATTGCTAGAATTAATACAACTCTATCAGACTCAGGTTCCTGATTCTAAGCCAGAAATTCAACAAAAATCAAGGGAAATTGACCTGGAGTTTCTGCGTCAAGATCTGCCTAAAGTCCTATCTTCAATGGAAGTCGGGTGTGAACGGATTAGTGAAATCGTCAAGTCTCTCCGCAACTTTTCTCGCTATGACGAAGCTGAAGTTAAATTCGTAGACATCCATGAGGGTATTGACAGCACGCTCATGATTATCGATCATCGCCTGAAAAAAAAATACAATTATCCGCCTATTGAGATTATCAAGGAATATGGTAAATTGCCTCTAGTTGAGTGCTATGCAGGAAAGATGAACCAAGTGTTTATGAATATCCTCAGTAATGCTATCGACGCTTTGGAAGAGGCAATGGAAGCTTCTGTTCTATCCCCGACAATTCTGCATCCTAAAATTTGGATTTACACGGAGGTTCTAGGATCTGAGCGGGTTGCAATTCGCATTGCTGACAATGGACTGGGAATACCAGAAGAAGTTCAAAAACGGTTGTTTGATCCTTTCTTCACAACTAAACCTGCGGGTAAAGGGACAGGTTTGGGTATGTCGATTAGCTATCAGATTGTGATTGAAAAACACGGCGGTTTGTTATGGTGTGTCTCTAGCCCAGGTAAGGGAGCAGAATTTATCATTGAGATTCCAATTAAGCGTCCAGCTTTACCTGATAACAACTGGCAAAAATCTCCGTATTTAATCTCAACACATCTATTTAGCTGA